In Rickettsiella endosymbiont of Aleochara curtula, one genomic interval encodes:
- the coaE gene encoding dephospho-CoA kinase (Dephospho-CoA kinase (CoaE) performs the final step in coenzyme A biosynthesis.): MFTVALTGGIASGKSTVARYFAELGVSIIDADQIGRALIDNFPEIRKQLVARFGASLLKKNATIDRDKLRAIIFAHPKDREWLECLLHPLIYQEIESSIQKTTGIYKLVVIPLLLESRTSKLLKKKPSSGNYIQLDRILLVTAPRELQIQRAEERDRLERNQIDAILAAQISHIESIKQADDIIHNESDLQSLHNSTQAMHEKYLSLLIPSKNSLEDSAFLGYYLAYK, from the coding sequence GTGTTTACGGTAGCGTTAACCGGTGGAATTGCAAGTGGTAAGTCTACCGTTGCGCGTTACTTTGCTGAGCTGGGAGTCAGTATTATCGATGCTGATCAGATTGGTCGAGCACTTATCGATAACTTCCCGGAAATCCGCAAGCAATTAGTTGCCCGCTTTGGCGCTAGCTTATTAAAAAAAAATGCAACTATCGATCGGGATAAGCTACGAGCAATTATTTTTGCTCATCCCAAGGATCGTGAATGGTTAGAGTGCTTATTGCACCCTTTAATTTACCAAGAAATAGAAAGTTCAATACAAAAAACCACTGGTATATACAAGCTTGTGGTTATCCCTTTATTATTAGAGAGTAGGACCTCCAAATTACTTAAAAAAAAACCCTCTTCAGGTAATTATATTCAATTAGATCGGATCTTGCTGGTCACAGCTCCTAGGGAATTGCAAATTCAACGCGCAGAGGAGCGTGATCGTTTGGAAAGAAATCAGATCGATGCCATTTTAGCCGCACAAATATCTCATATAGAAAGCATTAAGCAAGCTGACGATATCATTCATAATGAATCTGACCTGCAAAGTTTACATAATTCTACTCAGGCCATGCACGAAAAATATTTGTCATTATTAATCCCATCAAAAAATTCTCTTGAAGACTCGGCCTTTCTTGGTTATTATCTCGCCTACAAATAG
- a CDS encoding TolC family outer membrane protein, whose product MTLLDFFIYKSAKQLPVYTKLVLIIYLVFAPFTATFAADLIDIYKAALKSDPTYQAAVSTRLSQREVIPQSVAALLPNISAQANVSNNYQNITQPPTAGQPNGTSNVQSQGYDISIRQPLININAWLAVKQARNTGKQADLTLAAAAQDLIFRVATAYFNVLSARDTLRFAQAEKIADSKQLNQAQKRVQVGLDALTSVYEAKAAYDKSLATEISAENSLRNNQEALRQLTGQTYSSIKAFTKKIPLLSPQPDNIERWINAATQNNLKLMAARYGVEVSREKIKMQASGHLPSLSLIGNYGKTATFNNVPSSFNKNGGTLGLELDVPLFAGGAVSSKTRQAQYDFQTASANLDNTYRLLIVNTRQKYNDVLADISKIKAEQQAIKSAQLSLDSTEESYNAGTRTVVDVLIAQQNLYDAKRTAASDQYNYLLDTLLLKQAAGSLKPDDLVQINKFFA is encoded by the coding sequence ATGACATTACTCGACTTTTTTATCTATAAATCTGCTAAACAACTACCTGTCTATACTAAATTAGTATTAATTATTTATTTGGTTTTTGCACCCTTTACAGCTACTTTTGCTGCAGATTTAATCGATATTTATAAAGCTGCCCTAAAAAGTGATCCCACCTATCAGGCTGCTGTATCCACGCGATTATCCCAACGCGAGGTAATACCTCAGAGTGTCGCTGCGCTTTTGCCTAATATTTCAGCCCAAGCTAACGTTTCTAATAATTACCAAAACATTACGCAGCCTCCGACTGCTGGGCAACCGAATGGAACCAGCAACGTGCAATCTCAAGGGTATGATATTTCAATTAGACAACCATTAATCAATATCAATGCTTGGCTAGCGGTAAAGCAAGCCCGTAATACTGGTAAACAAGCTGATCTAACTTTAGCCGCAGCGGCACAAGACCTAATTTTTCGTGTCGCAACGGCATATTTTAATGTTTTATCCGCACGGGACACTCTACGATTTGCTCAAGCGGAAAAGATAGCCGATAGTAAACAATTGAATCAAGCCCAGAAACGGGTTCAAGTCGGTTTAGATGCATTGACGAGCGTTTATGAAGCTAAAGCGGCATACGACAAGTCGCTTGCTACGGAAATAAGTGCAGAAAATTCTTTACGTAATAATCAAGAGGCATTGCGTCAATTAACAGGGCAGACTTATTCCTCCATAAAAGCTTTTACAAAGAAAATACCATTACTAAGCCCACAACCAGATAACATCGAACGTTGGATTAATGCAGCCACACAAAATAATCTTAAGTTAATGGCCGCTCGCTATGGGGTAGAAGTGTCTAGAGAGAAAATAAAGATGCAAGCTTCCGGGCATTTACCCAGTTTAAGCTTAATTGGAAATTATGGAAAAACCGCTACATTTAATAATGTTCCTAGCTCATTTAATAAGAATGGTGGGACTTTGGGTTTAGAATTGGATGTTCCGCTGTTTGCAGGCGGAGCAGTCTCATCTAAAACCCGTCAGGCCCAATATGATTTTCAAACGGCTAGTGCAAATTTAGATAATACTTATCGGCTGCTTATCGTCAATACACGCCAAAAGTATAATGATGTACTTGCCGATATCAGCAAAATCAAGGCTGAGCAGCAAGCTATCAAATCAGCACAACTTTCATTAGATAGTACCGAAGAAAGTTATAACGCAGGAACACGAACTGTTGTTGATGTCCTTATTGCACAGCAAAATCTTTATGATGCAAAACGTACTGCAGCCAGTGATCAGTATAATTATCTGTTAGATACATTATTACTGAAACAAGCTGCAGGTAGCTTAAAGCCAGATGATTTGGTGCAGATTAATAAATTTTTCGCATAG
- the secB gene encoding protein-export chaperone SecB, which translates to MNQSSKPTHQPEFIIQRVYVKDLSLETPHSPQAFQEEWQPELNLQFTMNTSDIGADNHEVVLQITVTAKSKDKTLFLVEVKQAGLFTLKGFTEEQNHQVMSITCPTILFPYAREAVSDLVGRAGFPPLYLAPVNFEALYAQQMQEQDDKGGSGKKENSSNSIITH; encoded by the coding sequence ATGAATCAATCAAGCAAACCTACGCACCAACCCGAATTTATTATTCAGCGCGTTTATGTTAAAGACTTATCGCTAGAGACTCCGCATTCTCCCCAAGCGTTTCAAGAAGAATGGCAACCGGAGTTGAACTTGCAGTTCACCATGAATACGAGTGATATAGGCGCTGACAATCATGAGGTTGTCCTACAAATCACTGTGACAGCGAAATCGAAAGATAAAACCTTATTTTTGGTTGAAGTAAAACAAGCAGGCCTTTTTACATTAAAAGGATTCACTGAAGAACAAAACCATCAAGTGATGAGTATCACCTGCCCTACTATATTATTTCCCTATGCTAGAGAGGCTGTTTCAGATTTAGTGGGTCGTGCTGGATTCCCCCCCCTTTATTTAGCGCCAGTTAATTTTGAAGCCTTGTATGCTCAGCAAATGCAAGAACAGGATGATAAAGGCGGTAGTGGGAAAAAAGAAAATTCTTCGAATTCTATTATTACGCATTAA